A genomic window from Salvelinus namaycush isolate Seneca chromosome 21, SaNama_1.0, whole genome shotgun sequence includes:
- the LOC120065965 gene encoding parathyroid hormone-related protein-like, which yields MLCSRGMLQQWSLAVFLLCSSVPLYGRPIDALTNRMRRSVSHAQLMHDKGRSLHEFKRRHWIQELLDQVHTSDSERAPAPQSRTNANECHSTFSGSALSPPKPSGGTKNLPLSFRLGGEGSNLPQETNKSVAYKHEPLKVVTKRKKKVKGERGRRKESEKRRRRARSVVTSLTTQRKELQRTQDTG from the exons ATGCTGTGTTCCAGAGGCATGCTCCAGCAGTGGAGTCTAGCTGTGTTCCTGCTgtgctcctctgtccctctctacgGGAGACCCATCGATGCTCTCACTAACAGAAT GAGGAGGTCAGTGAGCCACGCCCAGCTGATGCACGATAAGGGCCGTTCCCTGCATGAGTTCAAGAGACGCCACTGGATCCAGGAACTACTAGACCAAGTCCACACGTCCGACAGCGAGCGAGCCCCGGCTCCCCAGAGCAGGACCAATGCCAATGAGTGTCACAGCACCTTCAGCGGAAGCGCCCTATCCCCCCCCAAACCCTCTGGAGGGACCAAGAACCTCCCCCTGAGCTTCCggctgggaggggaggggagcaaCCTCCCGCAGGAGACCAACAAATCTGTGGCCTACAAACACGAACCTCTGAAGGTGGTCACCAAGAGGAAAAAAAaggtgaagggggagagagggagacggaagGAAAGcgagaagaggaggcggagggcTCGCTCTGTAGTCACAAGTCTTACGACACAAAGAAAGGAGTTACAGAGGACACAAGACACTGGGTGA